GCTGTCGAGCGTAAACGTGCCAACATTCTCAATTATGGCATTGTCGCCAGCGCTGTAGGTGGTTCCATTGATAACAAACTGCGTAACGACAAGCGTATCGCCATCTGGATCAGTGTCAGCCACATCACCCGCTGCGCTATCAAGCAGCACATTGCCGCTCACAGGTGTATCTTCGTCAGTGCTTACAGCATCATCATTGGCAACCGGAGCAGGATTGGAAACAGTCCATGTGAAGGTTTGATCGACAGTGCTGGTGCCATCACTGACCGTGATCGTCACACTATGCGCACCGCCAACACCGTCCTGGCTTGCGGATGGATCAATGGTGCCGCTGATAATGCCCGTATTCGGATCAATCGTCAGACCCTTTGGCAGCCCCGTGGCGCTATAGGTAAGCGTATCGCCATCAACATCCTTGAAGAAACCGCTCACATCAAGCGAAGTGATGGCGTCAGCGTCATTGTTCGCCTGATCGACAATCGTACCAACAGTCTCCGGCAGGTCATCAACGGGCGTAATTTCTATATCAAAAGTGCTTGTCGTCGAACCGCCGTCGTTACCGTCACTGACAGTGTAGATAACGGTTGGAACCTTACCGTTCCAGTTGGCAACTGGTTCAAAAGAATATGAGCCATCAGCCTTGATCACAAGCACGCCAATGTCAGGAATGCTAACTTTTTCGCCAGGAAGATAGGTCGAACCGTTGATCTCGAAACGGGTAATTGAGATCGCATCGCCATCCGGATCACTATCATTGCCAAGCAGATTACCGGTTACGGACGTATCTTCGGGGGCAATAACGGATTCTGGCTCAGTAACCGGAGGCTGATTGTTCACCGTAACAGTGACAGTCGTTGTCTCTTCGGTGCCGCCGCTTGAAACCGTATAAGTGTAGGTGTCAGTTCCCACGAAACCAGGTTTCGGTGTATAAGTTATCGTTCCATCTGGATTAACGACGACGGATCCATGTGCGCCAGGAGTTACGGCACTAATGCGGGCGTCTGGATCCTTGAATGTATCATTAGAAAGTACAGCGGTGGTTACCGGCTCACCCGCATGGGTGACAGCCTCATCGGGAGCAATGTCAACTACCGGCGTCACCGTGATTGGAACGGTAACAATCGTTTTCCCACCTCGACCGTCGGATACGACGACATCGAAGCTGTCTGGACCGTTATAGTCGGCATGAGGTGTGTAGGTATAGGTTCCGTCCGGATTAACCGTGACGGTACCGTGCTTAGGGCCTTCGCCACTAAGTTCAAAAGTCAGAGTGTCTCCATCGGCGTCTTTTGCGGTGATCACGCCCTTGAAAACGTTGTCCTCTGCAGTCTCAACTGGGTCAGCAGAAACAACAGGCGCCCTGTTGGACGGGCCATCATCACTACCGCCGCCAGAGCCAAGAGCAATCGCAGCCCCGCCTGCAGCCAGGCCTATACCTGCCAGAAGTGCCATCGGCAAAGGTGCGGCCGTGGTGGTTGAATTGATCTCAGCTATATCAAATCCCGACCAGGTCTCGCCATACTGCGCCCACCAGGTAACGTCGTTTCCGTCTTCGAAAACCAGATCATTGCGAGCGTCACCGTTTGTGACAAAGAAATTCTCGATGACTACAACCGAACCGTCTTCAAGAATAAGGAGCAGGTTGTTTCCATCGCGCTCAAAGCGCGCGACTTCCTCGGGCCCGATTTGCAGCTGAACAACACTTGGCGTCTCAAGCCGGATACGGTTTCCATCAAAGTTTCGCGACGCTCCACTCTCGGCCTTAGGAAACACGACTGCTTTCATTTTCGACGCCTATCTAGCTCTACAATACCAAACTAAACCTCCCGTGCTCGGGAAGTTCAATGATTGTTGTGTCCGTGAAATCCGCCTATGAACTCGGAGAACGCACAACGAGCTCGCCACCGCAACAGTTGTCAACCTGTTGAGATGCACACGCGCCTTGTACGTTGTCTGCGATCAAATATTAGGTCCCGCCGCAACACAATCAGAGCACCTTATGGTTGCGTCGCCAAGCTGTGTCAACTGATATTCTCTAATAAATAGATATTTGATCAATGCCCATTATTCAACAACTTAGCCCGCCTGAAGGACCTATCTGCCAAGCGATCATTTGAAACTTATCATCAACGAAAATGCGCGCGATTAAAAACAATCAAAACTATGTAAGATTTAGAAAAGCACCGAATATCCATGTGGTTAGCGCAATATCCCATCAAAAAGCTCTCGTTTAAAAAGCAACCCTCACACGAATGGCAATATTACTCTAGATTGAAATTTCAAGCAGCCAGATAGGTCTCAATTTCTGCACCAGTATAGCGACATCCCTTTAGCAAACCGATATTACTATCCTCCTACTATTATTATAGAATTCAAATCCTTTTCTGCTTCTTATTATTTATTATTTTTGCTATAAAATGCCTATGGCCTAAAAAAGAACTTTTTCGTATCTTTCGAATACCAATAAAGTATTATTTTCGATATATATTACACACACACCGACCTATTCACAACTTTTCCGGGAATGCATCTCTGAGTGATGGGCTATTCTGACATTTACGGTCTTCGTTAAGTCGAGCTCCAAAATAGCATTCTACAATATGCCGCTGTCAGTTGCTGTACCGGGTGGTGCGGGCAGACTGACAGCGGCTTTTTTCACAAAGGCCTGTATTTGAGAGTATTTGACGCAGGTCGAAGGTAAACTGGTTTACCACTTCACGCGGAAGCCCACATTCCCCTTGATCGAATAGCTGTCACCAAAGTCATTGAGGCTGGTATTGACGACCCCTTCTCCGAAGATCGAATACTTGTCATCATTCCAGTTGTAGGATCCACCGATGCCAAGTCCACCCCACACCCGATCCTGACGGCTAGCAAGGCTCAGATCGTTAACATTGACTTTGCTGCCTTCAAGGAACTCATAGTAAAGGTTAGCGATGCCATAAATATGGCTACGGTTCTTCATCCCATTGCCGTTTTGCCACGAGGTCTCATGATCGAGCGTCAGACCAAGGCGACCCTGCAAGCTGTCTCCGCGATCAAGGCTGACCGATGCGCCATAAATATCGATGAAATCGTCAAACTTGACGCGAGAATAGACAAGTTGCGCCTGCGGCGTGACTGCCCACTCAGGATTAATCTCGATCCGCTTACCACCCTCCAAGGAAAGGGCGTAACCGAAGCCGCTATTGCCATCTGCGAATGTCTTATCATTATAGTCTGATACGAGATCACTTTTGTACCATGTGGCTTGGCCCTGAGCGTCAATGTAAAAGCCATTCTCGCCATACCAGGTCAGCGTGCCACCCAAACCGTACCCATCTGTAGCAATATTGCCATCGCCCCAGCCAGTGGCGTCATTGGACGAGACCTTGGTTTTGCCATGTACATATTGGGCAAACACGCCGCCGATAAGCTTACCGCTCTCGGCTTCGCTTAGCAAACCATCAATACCGGCCTGCAATTTGACAGAATTTTGCCTGAAATCGCCGCCTGTCGTGGAAGAGTCAGATCCAAAGCGATTGTGTGCACCTTCAATACGACCCCACACACCATTGCCTTCTATCGCCACACCTGCTTCCTGTGGCGTTGCATACGGTGTGCCAACAGGATCCGCACCCTGTTCAATTACCTTGTTGCCGTTACCTGCCCAGAAACGGTTACCAACGCGCTGCTGCAGCGTCGATATCCCGTTCAACCCGAGGAGCGCTTGCGGGTAGGCTTCGTAAGTTTCAGCAGCTGGCGTTAGAACAAATTCGCCGCCAACAGTATTACCGCCACCCGTGTTGCCACCGCCAGTATTCGGATCCGTACCGCCAGTGCCGGTATCTTCAACCTTCTTTACAGAGCGCAAATACCAATCTGACTTATCAATACCGGATGCATTTCCTTTATAAAGCCCATAGGCATAAGCACCAGCAACGATAACTTGCTGGTTTGAGTACACTTCATTGCCAACGAGACTGAAAACACCATTCGATGTGCCGCCGACCGAGATTACCTCGATGCCTTCCGTCGTAAGCGCACCACTACCCCCGGCATTTGCCACATAGACTGATGTCATACCCGATGTATCGCCTTTAACGACAAGCTTATCCGTAGTCGAGCTGTCGTCACCAAGCGCGGTGTCGATCGAAAGACGACCGTTGTTGCCACTATAATTGCCGGCAATCGTTACAACATCACCAGCCAGATTGTCCTGTGTTGTGATCAATCCTGAATTGTTCACGCCGCCAGAGATAGTGTAAACACCTGTACCACTGCCTGTTGCAACAAAGGACGAGCTCGCATCGACCGTCAGATTGGCGGCAAGCGCCAGCGCAGCCCCGCCATCTAGCGTCGAAGAGTTCGTCAGATAAACGCCCGTCGCAGCGTCTCCCGCCGCTCCGACGGCAAGGCTGCCATTGGTCAGTTCAAGCCTGCTGTTATCAAGCGTGAATATTTCCCAGTTCTGGATTTTAGACCCATCATAGGAGCTATCCGCATCATGAAGTGTCAGCTGATCATCACCTGTACCACCGTCGAGTGATGTAATTCCCGAGAAACCGCCATAGAGATCAACTGTGTCTGTGCCAGCATTCAAGCTGATCGAACCGTTAACGACGCCACCGTTTGCAATAACCACATGACTGTCTCCCCCGTTATTAACAATGGCAAGGCCAGAATCCGCACTGACAGTTGCATTGCTTCCGACAGTGATATTGCTCAGCACTCCTGCATTGGTCTGTGTCGAGATAGCAGCTCCCGCACCAGACTGAATCTGGCCGGTCACGGAGACGTTGACGTCATTGTTTGAGGCATCTGGGTCTGCGGGATCATTAGCGCTCGAGTTACTAACCACATATATACCGTAGTCGGCGCCTTTTGCGTTATTGACATCAACGTTGATCTGCTTGACGTTTGCGTTATCGGCATAAAATTCAATAGCATCATCACCCGAAACGATCGAACCCTGCGCACTGATATTGACCGTGCCGTCACCACTATGAATGGCATTAATGCCGTCATCACCCGACGTGATACTGTTTACAGCAATATCCAGGTTTTTTGTGGTTGAAGCCGTGTCTAACCAGACACCGATACCCGATACATCGATGTCGTGTGCGCCAACCTTTACGTCGCCTGAACCCCAGGTATTGAACCAAATGCCGTGACCGTTGGTGACCTTGATATCGTTCGCGTTGACAATGGTATCGCCAACGCCCGCATGATTGAAACGGATAGCACTTCCCAGCGATGTGACATCATTCACATCAATGACAAGATCGTGCGAATTCACCGTAGTCTCGATATTGATCCCTTCGCCCCCAGTGCTGACGATATTATGGGCATCAACACCAACATCTCCGGAACCATAGTAATCGATCCAGACACCTTGAGTGCCGCTCTTGATATCATTCACATCAATATCAAGGCCCTCAGCCTTGGATGCGATAATTGCATATATACCGTTGGTGCCAGACGAAATTAAACCAGACGAATTGATGTCGACCACACCGCTTCCGGAACTACGAATGTCAATACCGTTACCACCAGCAGTGACATCGACAACGTCAACTGCTAAGCCCGTCGTGCTTCCGCCATTATTGACATAAATTCCGGTGTTAATTTCACTATTTATTGCTCCAGTTGCAGCAATCGATGTCGAGCCTAACCCGTTGTTATTAGCCTCGATGCCATTGACCCTGCCGTTTACATCCGCCACATCAATCGTCAATTCAGTGGTGGCACCCCCGTTATAGACATAAATACCATTGTTCGCTTTGCCGGTCACATCGCTCGTTGAAGAAATCGATGTCGACCCCTTCCCATAGTTGTAAGCTGCAATGCCATAGCGGCCGCCAGTCACATCTACCGTATCGATCGTCAAATCGCTTGTGGTGCTGCCGTTGTAAGCGTAAATGCCATCGGCGGATGTACCGGTGACGCTGCCGGTCGAGGCAATTTGTACCGCACCGGTTCCGTTCGCCTCGACGCGAATTCCGTCCGTTGCTCCAGTGACATTATTGGTCTCTAAGACGACGTTCCTGCTTCCTGCAGTAGCTTCAACGTTTATTCCTTGCGCAGTTTCACCTACAACATTGCCGCGCGCGCTAATCTCCAGGTCACGCCCACCGGTCCAAACCAATGCATCAATACCAATAGTACGACCACTAACGTTATTTACATCCACGGTCATAAGCGAGCCGTAGTGGACAGCTCGGATGCCAGAGGTAGTCTTTGAGGAGACCGTACCCGTTGAAGTGAGATTGAGAGTGCCGTTGTTTGAACCACGATTGGTCAATAATACGCCATAGGAACCCGCTGATATATCTGCGACGGAAATATCAACATTGGTGTCTCCTGCGTAGACGAAGCCAAAGCCGTCCTCATAGACGAGACCTGTTGACCCCGCCTCGATGCTACCGGTTACGGCGATCGAGACGTTTCCGGCTCCTCGCTTGCCAACCGTGATACCCTGCGCAGCTGCATTTATACTATTTGCTTCAACTTTAATGTCACCCGTCATGCCAACATTACCATTAACGGATATACCTGAGCCCGAGAATGCGTTCTGCGTAACTATCGAACCCGAAGCAATAACGGTG
This genomic stretch from Ochrobactrum sp. BTU1 harbors:
- a CDS encoding autotransporter outer membrane beta-barrel domain-containing protein yields the protein MLRGGRVGKYKGIAGGIAPCEMGSSQTSTVVATVLSLGGAFLSSTTAFAGGCVTTGSNTVCSGPASVSDTTRSISGSNISVTTSPGFGHATQAGNAFTIQGNGGTSFIDTNAATISGQAVGLAITNNNPGKLIVQSNGHIIGNSTSNGIVATAGVGTTSVDINVLDVSGYGGVSVNNLANTDTTITSTGKITATSANNGFGVLVTGANSASGATTIRVNDVVGGQSGVVANVFGAGDATVIASGSIVTQNAFSGSGISVNGNVGMTGDIKVEANSINAAAQGITVGKRGAGNVSIAVTGSIEAGSTGLVYEDGFGFVYAGDTNVDISVADISAGSYGVLLTNRGSNNGTLNLTSTGTVSSKTTSGIRAVHYGSLMTVDVNNVSGRTIGIDALVWTGGRDLEISARGNVVGETAQGINVEATAGSRNVVLETNNVTGATDGIRVEANGTGAVQIASTGSVTGTSADGIYAYNGSTTSDLTIDTVDVTGGRYGIAAYNYGKGSTSISSTSDVTGKANNGIYVYNGGATTELTIDVADVNGRVNGIEANNNGLGSTSIAATGAINSEINTGIYVNNGGSTTGLAVDVVDVTAGGNGIDIRSSGSGVVDINSSGLISSGTNGIYAIIASKAEGLDIDVNDIKSGTQGVWIDYYGSGDVGVDAHNIVSTGGEGINIETTVNSHDLVIDVNDVTSLGSAIRFNHAGVGDTIVNANDIKVTNGHGIWFNTWGSGDVKVGAHDIDVSGIGVWLDTASTTKNLDIAVNSITSGDDGINAIHSGDGTVNISAQGSIVSGDDAIEFYADNANVKQINVDVNNAKGADYGIYVVSNSSANDPADPDASNNDVNVSVTGQIQSGAGAAISTQTNAGVLSNITVGSNATVSADSGLAIVNNGGDSHVVIANGGVVNGSISLNAGTDTVDLYGGFSGITSLDGGTGDDQLTLHDADSSYDGSKIQNWEIFTLDNSRLELTNGSLAVGAAGDAATGVYLTNSSTLDGGAALALAANLTVDASSSFVATGSGTGVYTISGGVNNSGLITTQDNLAGDVVTIAGNYSGNNGRLSIDTALGDDSSTTDKLVVKGDTSGMTSVYVANAGGSGALTTEGIEVISVGGTSNGVFSLVGNEVYSNQQVIVAGAYAYGLYKGNASGIDKSDWYLRSVKKVEDTGTGGTDPNTGGGNTGGGNTVGGEFVLTPAAETYEAYPQALLGLNGISTLQQRVGNRFWAGNGNKVIEQGADPVGTPYATPQEAGVAIEGNGVWGRIEGAHNRFGSDSSTTGGDFRQNSVKLQAGIDGLLSEAESGKLIGGVFAQYVHGKTKVSSNDATGWGDGNIATDGYGLGGTLTWYGENGFYIDAQGQATWYKSDLVSDYNDKTFADGNSGFGYALSLEGGKRIEINPEWAVTPQAQLVYSRVKFDDFIDIYGASVSLDRGDSLQGRLGLTLDHETSWQNGNGMKNRSHIYGIANLYYEFLEGSKVNVNDLSLASRQDRVWGGLGIGGSYNWNDDKYSIFGEGVVNTSLNDFGDSYSIKGNVGFRVKW